Proteins from a single region of Thermotoga maritima MSB8:
- a CDS encoding DUF438 domain-containing protein: protein MEREKVELFKEVLKKLHKGEDVESLKKQFGELLSQIPPFEIPVIEQELLKSGEIDVRDIIKMCDLHVEFFRGAVSEAGREIEKLPNGHPLRTLYEENKQILKDAEALSLLASSMFSLPKDDPRRKQFYEKLVQHVSELHRIGLTHYTREEMLIFPYIERRGITAVPTVLWSKHDETRLKIRLLLNLLKKEESDERLKEEALELSRMLSDMVFRENNILYPTLKVLLTEGEWKAIKMLEKDIGYYKIEVTEEWETPEKPLLPHRNCLRRPIPFRGLGGSRHVYHLQIQ, encoded by the coding sequence ATGGAAAGAGAAAAAGTGGAACTTTTTAAAGAAGTGCTGAAAAAACTCCACAAAGGTGAAGACGTGGAATCTTTGAAAAAACAATTCGGAGAGTTACTCTCACAGATTCCTCCGTTCGAGATACCCGTCATCGAGCAGGAACTGCTGAAAAGCGGAGAGATAGACGTAAGAGACATCATCAAGATGTGCGATCTTCATGTTGAGTTCTTCAGAGGAGCCGTATCAGAAGCCGGAAGAGAAATAGAGAAGCTCCCGAATGGGCACCCGTTGAGAACGCTCTACGAAGAGAACAAACAGATACTCAAAGATGCGGAAGCTTTGAGTTTACTCGCCTCCAGCATGTTCTCTCTTCCAAAAGACGATCCCCGCAGGAAACAGTTCTATGAAAAGCTCGTTCAGCACGTCTCGGAGCTTCACAGGATAGGTCTCACCCATTACACGAGGGAAGAGATGCTGATATTTCCATACATTGAGAGAAGAGGCATCACAGCCGTTCCAACAGTCCTCTGGTCCAAACACGATGAGACCAGATTGAAGATAAGGCTCCTTCTCAATCTTTTGAAGAAAGAAGAATCCGATGAACGGCTGAAAGAAGAAGCACTGGAACTTTCAAGAATGCTCTCAGATATGGTCTTCAGAGAAAACAACATACTCTATCCGACGCTGAAGGTGTTACTCACCGAAGGAGAATGGAAAGCGATAAAGATGCTGGAAAAAGACATAGGGTACTACAAGATTGAAGTGACAGAAGAGTGGGAAACTCCTGAGAAACCTCTCCTTCCTCACAGAAATTGTCTGCGGAGACCCATCCCCTTTAGGGGATTGGGAGGA
- a CDS encoding AraC family transcriptional regulator, translating into MDEFDYVRRKLIERILHLTEKQPVVRPLPGLTVGRRESPTEPSTYILPPSICIAVQGAKRVLIGEEYYVYDVENFLLNSFDVPVVAQVIEASKEKPYIGMTWEIDMEILMEIVVEQKLNTRPITSSRGTSLGKVTHQLLDAFRRMLELLDEPEHISALLPVIKKEIIYRLLVSEQGPRLIQIALSGKNDVITALNYLKEHFNESVNMKRLAEMVGMSVSTFYQNFKILTGMTPLQYQKKLRLCEARKLLMAGSDVTTAAYQVGYESLSQFSREYKRFFGVSPSQDAKKLKEEPYTRILY; encoded by the coding sequence GCCACTTCCGGGTCTGACTGTGGGCAGGAGGGAGTCTCCTACAGAACCTTCCACTTACATCCTTCCGCCATCGATATGCATCGCTGTTCAGGGTGCAAAGCGCGTTCTCATTGGAGAAGAGTACTACGTTTACGACGTGGAGAATTTTCTTCTCAACTCCTTCGATGTTCCCGTCGTTGCTCAGGTGATAGAAGCTTCTAAGGAAAAACCTTATATCGGAATGACTTGGGAGATAGACATGGAGATCCTTATGGAAATCGTTGTTGAACAAAAGCTCAATACAAGACCAATCACGTCATCCCGCGGTACATCACTGGGAAAAGTCACTCATCAGCTCCTGGACGCATTCAGAAGGATGCTGGAGCTCCTCGATGAACCGGAACACATTTCCGCACTCCTTCCCGTGATAAAAAAAGAGATCATCTATAGGCTCCTTGTGAGCGAACAGGGCCCGAGACTCATTCAGATCGCGTTGTCTGGAAAGAACGATGTGATAACAGCACTGAATTATCTGAAAGAACACTTCAATGAATCTGTGAATATGAAAAGGCTTGCCGAGATGGTGGGAATGAGCGTATCGACTTTTTATCAGAACTTCAAGATTCTCACTGGCATGACTCCTCTTCAGTATCAGAAGAAACTTCGGCTGTGCGAGGCAAGGAAGCTTCTCATGGCAGGAAGCGACGTCACAACCGCAGCCTACCAGGTGGGATACGAGAGCCTCTCTCAGTTCAGCAGAGAGTACAAAAGATTTTTCGGTGTCTCTCCTTCACAGGATGCAAAGAAGCTGAAGGAAGAACCTTACACGAGGATCCTTTATTGA